The following are from one region of the Flavimobilis soli genome:
- a CDS encoding MMPL family transporter, translated as MFETLARRVSRHPRRTIVVWAVVTTLGLLVALTGVGGSSLFDRLTSGNPAVPGSESERGGEILSEHGTAGETITMIVSGVDPTSEALPGIMATIVAEASAIDGVASVIDPFQLPGGVTSPAAAPLLSSEGDGFIVVAELATDLDEDEQAIAVDAVAAAFDDAQATLATAAPDVRTLVGANRLILDAVTDQVQEDLKTGELVALPVALVIMVLVFGGFLAAAMPMVGAIASIGAGLGVLHLLTFLLDVDAAVVNVISLLSIGLSIDYGLLVVSRFREELARATSAGESGAMRRRRGDGVVAVALARTMTTAGRTVAFSAVTVAVSIAGLMVFRPDVLRAIGAAGLAIVLIAVATALTLVPAVLVLAGRRMERAGTLARIPGMERVLARTADVESDEGTFYRLAARVQRRPWWTLVASLAVLVLLALPLAHLQLRSSDIELLPTSNPQREFVTVLQEEYPASTGTDLVVVVDATTEAAASLVPLIGAVDSVTRASEPTGLGPYSVIAVDTVGDDSSGREATTAVGEIRALDTDLTVWVTGPAAQQVDFVSTLSARAWAAGAVVVLATFVLLFLMTGSVIVPLKALLTNALSLAAALGVLVWVFQDGHLEGLLSFSSTGGIETYVFAIVIAFAFGLAMDYEVFLIARIKELVDAGMDSDEAVRVGLQRSGRIITSAAAIIVVVFAGFVFGDLLIIKQVGFALAFAVALDATLVRMLLVPATMTLLGRHNWWCPPALRRVHERFGIIH; from the coding sequence GTGTTCGAGACCCTTGCCCGCCGCGTGAGCCGCCACCCCCGCCGCACCATCGTCGTCTGGGCGGTGGTCACCACGCTGGGGCTCCTCGTCGCACTCACCGGCGTGGGCGGGTCCTCCCTGTTCGACAGGCTCACGTCCGGGAACCCCGCGGTCCCGGGTTCCGAGAGCGAGCGCGGCGGCGAGATCCTCTCCGAGCACGGAACGGCCGGCGAGACGATCACGATGATCGTGTCCGGCGTCGATCCGACCTCTGAGGCGCTCCCGGGCATCATGGCGACGATCGTCGCCGAGGCGTCCGCGATCGACGGCGTCGCTTCCGTCATCGATCCTTTCCAGCTCCCGGGCGGCGTGACGTCGCCTGCCGCCGCTCCCCTCCTCAGCTCTGAAGGGGACGGGTTCATCGTCGTCGCCGAGCTCGCGACCGACCTCGACGAGGACGAGCAGGCCATCGCGGTCGACGCCGTGGCCGCAGCGTTCGACGACGCCCAGGCGACGCTCGCGACCGCAGCCCCGGACGTGCGCACACTGGTCGGGGCTAACCGCCTGATCCTCGACGCCGTGACCGACCAGGTCCAGGAGGACCTGAAGACAGGAGAGCTCGTCGCGCTCCCGGTCGCGCTGGTCATCATGGTGCTCGTGTTCGGCGGCTTCCTCGCGGCCGCCATGCCGATGGTCGGAGCGATCGCATCGATCGGCGCGGGGCTCGGTGTGCTCCACCTGCTCACGTTCCTCCTCGACGTCGACGCCGCCGTCGTCAACGTGATCAGCCTCCTGAGCATCGGTCTCTCGATCGACTACGGCCTGCTCGTCGTCTCCCGCTTCCGCGAAGAGCTCGCGCGCGCCACGTCGGCCGGCGAGTCGGGCGCGATGCGCCGCCGCCGCGGCGACGGCGTCGTCGCGGTCGCCCTGGCCCGCACCATGACGACCGCCGGCCGCACGGTCGCGTTCTCCGCGGTGACGGTCGCCGTCTCGATCGCGGGCCTCATGGTCTTCCGCCCCGACGTGCTCCGGGCGATCGGCGCCGCCGGGCTCGCGATCGTGCTCATCGCCGTCGCCACAGCACTGACGCTCGTCCCAGCGGTGCTCGTGCTCGCAGGGCGCCGGATGGAGCGCGCCGGCACCCTGGCACGGATCCCGGGGATGGAGCGGGTCCTGGCTCGCACGGCAGACGTCGAGTCGGACGAGGGCACGTTCTACCGCCTCGCGGCGCGCGTCCAGCGACGACCCTGGTGGACCCTCGTCGCCAGCCTCGCCGTCCTCGTCCTCCTCGCCCTGCCGCTCGCGCACCTGCAGCTGCGCAGCTCGGACATCGAGCTCCTACCGACGTCGAACCCGCAGCGGGAGTTCGTCACGGTCCTCCAGGAGGAGTACCCCGCATCTACCGGGACCGACCTCGTCGTCGTCGTCGACGCGACGACCGAGGCGGCGGCCAGCCTCGTGCCGCTGATCGGCGCGGTCGACTCGGTCACCAGGGCGTCAGAGCCGACCGGGCTCGGCCCCTACTCCGTCATCGCAGTCGATACCGTCGGTGACGACTCGTCAGGACGCGAGGCGACCACCGCGGTCGGCGAGATCCGCGCCCTCGACACCGACCTGACGGTCTGGGTCACAGGCCCCGCCGCCCAGCAGGTCGACTTCGTCTCGACGCTCAGCGCCCGAGCCTGGGCTGCCGGGGCTGTCGTCGTCCTCGCGACGTTCGTCCTGCTCTTCCTCATGACCGGGTCCGTCATCGTCCCGCTCAAGGCGCTCCTGACCAACGCCCTGTCGCTCGCCGCCGCGCTCGGCGTCCTCGTGTGGGTGTTCCAGGACGGGCACCTCGAAGGCCTGCTCTCGTTCTCGAGCACCGGCGGCATCGAGACGTACGTCTTCGCGATCGTCATCGCGTTCGCCTTCGGGCTGGCGATGGACTACGAGGTGTTCCTCATCGCCAGGATCAAGGAGCTCGTCGATGCGGGCATGGACAGCGACGAGGCCGTGCGCGTGGGCCTGCAGCGCTCGGGTCGCATCATCACCTCGGCCGCCGCCATCATCGTCGTCGTGTTCGCCGGGTTCGTGTTCGGAGACCTGCTCATCATCAAGCAGGTGGGCTTCGCTCTCGCGTTCGCCGTCGCCCTGGACGCGACGCTCGTGCGCATGCTCCTCGTCCCCGCGACGATGACGCTCCTGGGACGGCACAACTGGTGGTGCCCGCCTGCGCTACGACGCGTCCACGAGCGCTTCGGCATCATCCACTGA
- the aspS gene encoding aspartate--tRNA ligase, with protein MLRTHNAGSLRAEHSGQTVTLTGWVDRRRDHGGVAFIDLRDASGIAQVVIRDEAVAHPLRSEFVLQVTGTVSLRPEGNENSNLATGAIEVLADDVVVLNESAPLPFQVSTALDGTETIGEEARLKHRYLDLRRPAPAHALRLRAKANAAARRVLDAQDFVEIETPTLTRSTPEGARDFLVPARLAPGSWYALPQSPQLFKQLLMVAGMERYYQIARCYRDEDFRADRQPEFTQLDVEMSFVEQDDVIAVGEQILAELWKLIDYEIPLPIPRMTFKDAMERYGSDKPDLRFGLELVDLTSYFAETPFRVFQAPYVGAVVFPGGAATPRRGFDAWQEWAKQRGAKGLAYVTFAEDGTLGGPVAKNLSDAERDGLAAATGASAGDAVFFAAGRASDARALLGAARLEIGKKAGLIDESQWSFVWVVDAPLFKPTGEDDDVAVGDGAWTAVHHAFTSPTPEWIDTFEENPGDALAYAYDIVCNGNEIGGGSIRIHRRDVQERVFKVMGIGEEEAREKFGFLLDAFAFGAPPHGGIAFGWDRILTLLTGSESIRDVIAFPKSGGGYDPLTQAPAPITEQQRKEAGVDAKPKAEGAAE; from the coding sequence GTGCTCCGCACACACAACGCCGGCTCCCTGAGGGCCGAGCACTCCGGTCAGACCGTCACCCTCACGGGCTGGGTCGACCGCCGCCGTGACCACGGCGGCGTCGCCTTCATCGACCTGCGCGACGCCTCCGGCATCGCCCAGGTCGTCATCCGTGACGAGGCGGTCGCGCACCCGCTGCGGTCAGAGTTCGTCCTCCAGGTGACGGGCACGGTCTCCCTGCGCCCCGAGGGCAACGAGAACTCGAACCTCGCGACCGGTGCGATCGAGGTCCTCGCGGACGACGTCGTCGTCCTCAACGAGTCGGCACCGCTGCCTTTCCAGGTCTCGACGGCGCTCGACGGCACCGAGACGATCGGTGAGGAGGCCCGCCTCAAGCACCGCTACCTCGACCTGCGCCGCCCGGCGCCGGCGCACGCGCTGCGCCTGCGTGCCAAGGCGAACGCGGCTGCACGCCGTGTCCTCGACGCGCAGGACTTCGTCGAGATCGAGACGCCGACCCTGACGCGCTCGACCCCTGAGGGTGCGCGCGACTTCCTCGTGCCTGCGCGTCTCGCGCCCGGTTCCTGGTACGCCCTGCCGCAGTCGCCGCAGCTGTTCAAGCAGCTGCTCATGGTCGCGGGCATGGAGCGCTACTACCAGATCGCCCGCTGCTACCGCGACGAGGACTTCCGCGCGGACCGCCAGCCCGAGTTCACGCAGCTCGACGTCGAGATGAGCTTTGTCGAGCAGGACGACGTCATCGCCGTGGGCGAGCAGATCCTCGCGGAGCTGTGGAAGCTCATCGACTACGAGATCCCGTTGCCGATCCCGCGCATGACGTTCAAGGACGCCATGGAGCGCTACGGCTCGGACAAGCCCGACCTGCGCTTCGGCCTCGAGCTCGTCGACCTCACCTCGTACTTCGCCGAGACGCCGTTCCGCGTGTTCCAGGCGCCGTACGTGGGCGCCGTCGTCTTCCCGGGCGGCGCCGCGACGCCGCGTCGCGGGTTCGACGCGTGGCAGGAGTGGGCGAAGCAGCGCGGCGCCAAGGGCCTCGCGTACGTGACCTTCGCGGAGGACGGCACCCTGGGCGGCCCCGTCGCCAAGAACCTGTCCGACGCCGAGCGTGACGGCCTCGCCGCCGCGACGGGCGCGTCGGCGGGCGACGCGGTGTTCTTCGCCGCTGGCAGGGCGAGCGACGCGCGCGCCCTGCTGGGCGCCGCGCGTCTCGAGATCGGCAAGAAGGCCGGCCTGATCGACGAGTCGCAGTGGTCCTTCGTGTGGGTCGTCGACGCGCCGCTGTTCAAGCCGACCGGCGAGGACGACGACGTCGCCGTGGGTGACGGCGCCTGGACCGCTGTGCACCACGCGTTCACGTCGCCGACGCCCGAGTGGATCGACACGTTCGAGGAGAACCCGGGCGACGCCCTCGCGTACGCGTACGACATCGTGTGCAACGGCAACGAGATCGGTGGTGGCTCGATCCGTATCCACCGCCGGGACGTGCAGGAGCGCGTGTTCAAGGTCATGGGCATCGGCGAGGAGGAGGCCCGCGAGAAGTTCGGCTTCCTGCTCGACGCGTTCGCGTTCGGCGCCCCGCCGCACGGCGGCATCGCCTTCGGGTGGGACCGCATCCTCACGCTGCTCACGGGCTCGGAGTCGATCCGCGACGTCATCGCCTTCCCGAAGTCGGGCGGCGGCTACGACCCGCTGACCCAGGCGCCGGCTCCGATCACGGAGCAGCAGCGCAAGGAGGCCGGCGTGGACGCGAAGCCGAAGGCTGAGGGCGCGGCCGAGTGA
- the hisS gene encoding histidine--tRNA ligase: MARPTPLSGFPEWRPAGRIVEQHVLDVLRRTFELHGFAGIETRAVEPLDQLLRKGETSKEVYVLRRLQEEAPEEGRADEKQLGLHFDLTVPFARYVLENAGHLSFPFKRYQIQKVWRGERPQDGRFREFVQADIDVVGAGTLPYHYEVELPLVMAEALGALREIGVPPVRILVNNRKVAEGFYRGLGLTDVEGVLRSIDKLDKIGPDAVAELLVSETGATELQARACLALAAINGPDASVVDEVRALAASHGVVSELLDEGLAELGALVSAAAERAPGVVVADLKIARGLDYYTGSVYETVLVGHEQLGSICSGGRYDTLASDGANTYPGVGLSIGVSRLLSRLLGAGLVESSRSVPTAVVVAVNHEGERAASDAIATALRARGIPCEVAPTAAKYGKQIKYADRRGVPFVWFPATPEHTRADGTVVPAQGDQVKDIRSGEQVDADPADWTPPVEDLWPVVRAVERA, encoded by the coding sequence ATGGCACGTCCCACACCCCTGTCCGGATTCCCCGAGTGGCGCCCTGCCGGGCGCATCGTCGAGCAGCACGTGCTCGACGTCCTGCGCAGGACCTTCGAGCTCCATGGGTTCGCGGGGATCGAGACGCGGGCGGTCGAGCCCCTCGACCAGCTGCTGCGCAAGGGGGAGACCTCGAAGGAGGTCTACGTCCTGCGTCGTCTCCAGGAGGAGGCCCCTGAGGAAGGGCGCGCCGACGAGAAGCAGCTGGGGCTGCACTTCGACCTGACGGTGCCGTTCGCGCGGTACGTCCTGGAGAACGCGGGCCACCTGAGCTTCCCGTTCAAGCGCTACCAGATCCAGAAGGTGTGGCGCGGCGAGCGCCCCCAGGACGGTCGCTTCCGCGAGTTCGTCCAGGCGGACATCGACGTCGTCGGCGCGGGCACGCTCCCGTACCACTACGAGGTCGAGCTGCCGCTCGTCATGGCGGAGGCGCTCGGCGCGCTCCGCGAGATCGGCGTGCCGCCCGTGCGCATCCTGGTCAACAACCGCAAGGTCGCCGAGGGTTTCTACCGCGGTCTCGGCCTGACCGACGTCGAAGGCGTGCTCCGGTCGATCGACAAGCTCGACAAGATCGGTCCCGACGCCGTCGCAGAGCTCCTCGTCTCCGAGACCGGCGCGACCGAGCTGCAGGCACGCGCGTGCCTCGCCCTCGCCGCGATCAACGGTCCCGACGCGTCCGTCGTCGACGAGGTCCGTGCGCTCGCCGCGAGCCACGGCGTCGTCAGCGAGCTGCTCGACGAGGGCCTCGCGGAGCTCGGCGCGCTCGTGTCGGCTGCGGCCGAGCGGGCACCCGGCGTCGTCGTCGCGGACCTCAAGATCGCGCGCGGTCTCGACTACTACACCGGCTCGGTCTACGAGACCGTCCTCGTGGGTCACGAGCAGCTCGGCTCGATCTGCTCGGGCGGCCGCTACGACACGCTCGCGTCGGACGGCGCCAACACCTACCCGGGTGTCGGTCTGTCGATCGGTGTGTCGCGCCTGCTCTCGCGCCTCCTCGGTGCGGGTCTCGTCGAGTCGTCGCGCTCCGTCCCGACGGCGGTCGTCGTCGCGGTCAACCACGAGGGCGAGCGTGCTGCGTCGGACGCGATCGCGACCGCGCTGCGCGCCCGGGGGATCCCGTGCGAGGTCGCTCCCACCGCCGCGAAGTACGGCAAGCAGATCAAGTACGCGGACCGGCGCGGCGTGCCGTTCGTGTGGTTCCCCGCGACGCCCGAGCACACACGCGCCGACGGCACGGTCGTGCCGGCGCAGGGCGACCAGGTCAAGGACATCCGCTCGGGCGAGCAGGTGGACGCCGACCCGGCCGACTGGACCCCGCCCGTCGAGGACCTGTGGCCCGTCGTCCGGGCCGTCGAGCGGGCCTGA
- a CDS encoding MBL fold metallo-hydrolase has translation MHVETIVAPVFGTNSYLVSATGSGPCVIIDAGGGVVPALTEHVRVAGLAPVAVLATHGHVDHTWSAAELCELYDVPLLIHADDAYRLSDPFGTIEDSASHAASGPLAQALAAGGCNPVDYRAPQRVQPFVGARTDLDLLGVPALTAWHAPGHTQGATVFLALDVPALGSALPERGDAYVDGADATAFTGDVLFAGTIGRTDLPGGDMSTMRRSLAALLDGLPERALVLPGHGPASRLDAETVRNPYLARR, from the coding sequence ATGCATGTCGAGACGATCGTCGCTCCTGTGTTCGGTACGAACAGCTATCTCGTGTCTGCGACCGGCTCGGGGCCGTGCGTGATCATCGACGCGGGGGGCGGCGTCGTGCCCGCCCTGACCGAGCACGTCAGGGTTGCCGGGCTCGCGCCCGTCGCCGTCCTCGCGACGCACGGGCACGTCGACCACACCTGGTCGGCTGCCGAGCTGTGCGAGCTCTACGACGTGCCGCTTCTCATCCACGCCGACGACGCCTACCGGCTGTCGGACCCGTTCGGCACGATCGAGGACAGCGCGTCGCACGCGGCGAGCGGTCCGCTCGCCCAGGCGCTCGCCGCAGGCGGCTGCAACCCGGTCGACTACCGCGCTCCTCAGCGTGTGCAGCCGTTCGTCGGCGCGCGCACGGACCTCGACCTCCTGGGGGTGCCTGCGCTCACGGCGTGGCACGCACCCGGGCACACGCAGGGCGCGACGGTGTTCCTCGCGCTCGACGTCCCTGCCCTTGGCTCGGCGCTCCCCGAGCGCGGCGACGCGTACGTGGACGGTGCCGACGCCACGGCCTTCACCGGCGACGTCCTGTTCGCCGGGACGATCGGCCGCACCGACCTGCCGGGCGGCGACATGTCGACGATGCGCCGCTCGCTCGCCGCGCTCCTCGACGGGCTGCCGGAGAGGGCGCTCGTCCTGCCCGGTCACGGGCCTGCGAGCAGGCTCGACGCCGAGACCGTACGCAACCCGTACCTCGCCCGCCGGTAG
- a CDS encoding DUF349 domain-containing protein, producing MSESTPAVDGDNTAETPGTSPEVTTPTPAASEPAAEAPAAEVEAPVEPAEAPAAEVEATAEAPAEPAAPAPVAVPTPRPTPRRVPSPAALAQARPAPAARPAVSPVPAPADAAAAAEAAAFGRVDDEGSVYVREAAGERLVGQFPGATKDEALALYVRRFLDLQAKVALFETRLGSAELAVKEIDQTLAKLDEEMTEPSAVGNLDGLRARVEAVRGAAAERRAALEAERAAAKAAAVEARTAIVEAAEAIAATDPARIQWRPAGDKLRTLLDQWKEAQRTGPRIDRPTEEALWKRFSHARTAFDRERRHFFAELEQRNSAAKAAKEQLVAEAEALATSTDWGATAAAYRDLMARWKAAGRASRKDDDALWARFRGAQDRFFAARDADNAAIDAEYGANLEVKEALLAEAEALVPVTNLAKAKAALRDIQERWEAAGRVPRADVQRVEARMRAVETAVREADEQQWKRTNPETRARAEGAAAQLAQAIAQAEERLAAAKAKGDERAVTSLTEEIAAKRTWLEQVERAANDARG from the coding sequence GTGTCCGAGTCCACCCCCGCCGTCGACGGCGACAACACCGCGGAGACGCCCGGCACCTCCCCCGAGGTCACCACCCCCACCCCGGCCGCATCTGAGCCCGCCGCCGAGGCGCCCGCTGCTGAGGTCGAGGCACCCGTCGAGCCCGCCGAGGCGCCCGCTGCTGAGGTCGAGGCAACCGCCGAAGCTCCCGCCGAGCCTGCGGCCCCGGCCCCGGTTGCCGTCCCGACGCCGCGCCCCACGCCGCGGCGCGTCCCGTCGCCCGCCGCTCTCGCACAGGCGCGCCCTGCACCCGCTGCCCGCCCTGCCGTCTCGCCCGTCCCGGCGCCCGCTGACGCGGCTGCCGCAGCCGAGGCCGCAGCGTTCGGCCGCGTCGACGACGAGGGCAGCGTCTACGTCCGCGAGGCTGCCGGTGAGCGCCTCGTCGGCCAGTTCCCGGGTGCGACGAAGGACGAGGCGCTCGCCCTCTACGTCCGCCGCTTCCTCGACCTGCAGGCCAAGGTCGCGCTCTTCGAGACGCGTCTCGGCAGCGCCGAGCTCGCCGTCAAGGAGATCGACCAGACGCTCGCGAAGCTCGACGAGGAGATGACCGAACCGTCGGCCGTCGGCAACCTCGACGGGCTCCGCGCCCGCGTCGAGGCCGTCCGCGGTGCAGCGGCCGAACGACGCGCGGCCCTCGAGGCCGAGCGGGCCGCCGCCAAGGCAGCCGCGGTCGAGGCACGCACCGCGATCGTCGAGGCCGCCGAGGCGATCGCCGCTACCGACCCCGCGCGCATCCAGTGGCGTCCCGCGGGCGACAAGCTCCGCACGCTCCTCGACCAGTGGAAGGAAGCGCAGCGCACCGGACCGCGCATCGACCGTCCGACCGAGGAGGCGCTGTGGAAGCGGTTCAGCCACGCGCGCACCGCGTTCGACCGTGAGCGCCGCCACTTCTTCGCGGAGCTCGAGCAGCGCAACAGCGCCGCGAAGGCCGCGAAGGAGCAGCTGGTCGCCGAGGCCGAGGCGCTCGCGACGAGCACCGACTGGGGTGCGACCGCCGCGGCGTACCGCGACCTCATGGCCCGCTGGAAGGCTGCCGGCCGTGCGAGCCGCAAGGACGACGACGCCCTGTGGGCCCGGTTCCGCGGCGCGCAGGACCGCTTCTTCGCGGCCCGCGACGCTGACAACGCCGCGATCGACGCCGAGTACGGGGCGAACCTCGAGGTGAAGGAGGCGCTCCTTGCCGAGGCGGAGGCGCTCGTCCCCGTGACGAACCTCGCCAAGGCGAAGGCAGCCCTGCGGGACATCCAGGAGCGCTGGGAGGCCGCCGGTCGGGTGCCGCGCGCCGACGTCCAGCGCGTCGAGGCACGCATGCGTGCCGTCGAGACGGCTGTCCGCGAGGCCGACGAGCAGCAGTGGAAGCGCACCAACCCTGAGACCCGCGCACGGGCCGAGGGCGCTGCCGCACAGCTCGCGCAGGCTATCGCGCAGGCAGAAGAGCGCCTTGCGGCCGCCAAGGCGAAGGGGGACGAGCGGGCTGTCACGTCGCTCACCGAGGAGATCGCGGCGAAGCGCACCTGGCTCGAGCAGGTCGAGCGCGCGGCGAACGACGCGCGCGGCTGA
- a CDS encoding RelA/SpoT family protein, whose protein sequence is MSEDTRTTPSTSAPASGSGGSSRRRLVLFGSRPGTSPALEPVLQAVRANHPRADLSLIERAYVTAERAHRGQKRRSGDPYITHPVAVATILAELGMTESTIAAALLHDTVEDTDYSLQQLTEEYGEEIAMMVDGVTKLDKVKFGDAAQAETVRKMVVAMSRDIRVLVIKLADRLHNARTWRFVPAASAARKARETLEIYAPLAHRLGMNTIKWELEDLSFQALYPKVYDEIVHLVAERAPAREEYLAIVRDQIISDLRAAKIKCTVTGRPKHYYSVYQKMIVRGHDFADIYDLVGTRVLVDSVRDCYAALGALHARWNPVPGRFKDYIAMPKFNMYQSLHTTVIGPGGKPVEIQIRTHEMHRRAEYGVAAHWKYKEASKGSPVAAGDKTANEMQWLRQLVDWQRETADPSEFLDSLRFEMSGKEVYVFTPKGEVIALPAGSTPVDFAYAVHTEVGHRTMGARVNGRLVSLDSELENGDVVDVLTSKSENAGPSRDWMAFVKSPRARNKIRQWFSKERREEAVEHGKDAIAKAMRKQGLPIQRLLSHEGLVALAHEMRYADVSALYAAVGEGQVSANTVVHRLVQSMGGEGGTTEDLAEVARPGAPSSRRPRTGDPGIVVKGVEDVWVKLAKCCTPVPGDEIIGFITRGQGVSVHRTDCANVAALQSQPERFVDVSWTAGANTLFLVQIQVEALDRSRLLSDVTRVLSDNHVNILSATVSTSSDRVAVSRFVFEMAEPAHLATVLKAVRKVDGVFDVYRITGTKNDPLPA, encoded by the coding sequence ATGAGCGAGGACACGAGGACGACGCCCTCGACCTCCGCGCCCGCGAGCGGGTCCGGTGGGTCTAGCCGTCGCCGGCTCGTGCTCTTCGGGTCGCGCCCCGGGACATCACCGGCGCTCGAGCCCGTGCTCCAGGCTGTGCGCGCGAACCACCCGCGTGCCGACCTGAGCCTCATCGAGCGCGCCTACGTCACCGCGGAGCGCGCCCACCGCGGCCAGAAGCGTCGGTCGGGCGACCCGTACATCACGCACCCCGTCGCCGTCGCGACGATCCTCGCCGAGCTCGGCATGACCGAGTCGACGATCGCTGCCGCCCTCCTCCACGACACCGTCGAGGACACCGACTACTCGCTCCAGCAGCTGACGGAGGAGTACGGCGAAGAGATCGCCATGATGGTCGACGGCGTCACGAAGCTCGACAAGGTCAAGTTCGGTGACGCGGCCCAGGCGGAGACCGTCCGCAAGATGGTCGTCGCTATGTCCCGCGACATCCGCGTCCTCGTGATCAAGCTCGCCGACCGCCTGCACAACGCACGCACGTGGCGGTTCGTGCCCGCGGCCTCGGCCGCACGCAAGGCGCGCGAGACGCTCGAGATCTACGCGCCCCTCGCCCACAGGCTCGGCATGAACACGATCAAGTGGGAGCTCGAGGACCTGTCCTTCCAGGCCCTGTACCCCAAGGTCTACGACGAGATCGTGCACCTCGTCGCGGAGCGCGCCCCGGCGCGCGAGGAGTACCTCGCGATCGTCCGTGACCAGATCATCTCGGACCTGCGCGCCGCGAAGATCAAGTGCACGGTCACGGGCCGGCCGAAGCACTACTACTCCGTGTACCAGAAGATGATCGTCCGCGGTCACGACTTCGCGGACATCTACGACCTCGTCGGCACACGCGTCCTCGTGGACTCGGTGCGTGACTGCTACGCGGCGCTCGGTGCGCTGCACGCGCGATGGAACCCGGTCCCCGGCCGGTTCAAGGACTACATCGCGATGCCGAAGTTCAACATGTACCAGTCCCTCCACACGACTGTGATCGGTCCCGGAGGCAAGCCCGTCGAGATCCAGATCCGTACCCACGAGATGCACCGTCGCGCGGAGTACGGCGTCGCGGCGCACTGGAAGTACAAGGAAGCCTCGAAGGGCAGCCCCGTCGCGGCGGGCGACAAGACCGCCAACGAGATGCAGTGGCTGCGCCAGCTCGTCGACTGGCAGCGCGAGACCGCCGACCCGTCGGAGTTCCTCGACTCGCTGCGCTTCGAGATGAGCGGCAAGGAGGTGTACGTCTTCACCCCGAAGGGTGAGGTCATCGCCCTCCCGGCCGGCTCCACGCCCGTGGACTTCGCCTACGCGGTGCACACCGAGGTCGGTCACCGCACGATGGGGGCGCGCGTCAACGGACGCCTCGTCTCGCTCGACTCCGAGCTCGAGAACGGCGACGTGGTCGACGTCCTGACCTCCAAGTCGGAGAACGCGGGACCGAGCCGCGACTGGATGGCCTTCGTCAAGAGCCCCCGCGCGCGCAACAAGATCCGTCAGTGGTTCTCGAAGGAGCGCCGCGAGGAAGCGGTCGAGCACGGCAAGGACGCGATCGCGAAGGCCATGCGCAAACAGGGCCTCCCGATCCAGCGTCTGCTCTCGCACGAAGGACTCGTCGCGCTGGCTCACGAGATGCGCTACGCGGACGTGTCCGCGCTGTACGCGGCGGTGGGAGAGGGGCAGGTCTCCGCGAACACTGTCGTGCACCGCCTCGTCCAGTCGATGGGCGGCGAGGGTGGCACGACGGAGGACCTCGCCGAGGTCGCACGTCCTGGAGCACCGTCCTCCCGTCGTCCGCGCACGGGCGACCCGGGCATCGTGGTCAAGGGCGTCGAGGACGTGTGGGTCAAGCTCGCCAAGTGCTGCACCCCGGTGCCCGGCGACGAGATCATCGGCTTCATCACGCGTGGACAGGGAGTCTCGGTGCACCGCACCGACTGCGCCAACGTGGCAGCGCTCCAGTCCCAGCCCGAGCGGTTCGTCGACGTCTCCTGGACGGCCGGGGCGAACACGCTCTTCCTCGTGCAGATCCAGGTCGAGGCGCTCGACCGGTCGCGACTGCTCTCGGACGTCACCCGCGTGCTGTCGGACAACCACGTCAACATCTTGTCGGCGACCGTGTCGACGTCGTCGGACCGTGTCGCGGTCTCACGATTCGTGTTCGAGATGGCCGAGCCGGCGCACCTCGCCACCGTCCTCAAGGCCGTGCGCAAGGTCGACGGCGTGTTCGACGTCTACCGCATCACCGGGACGAAGAACGACCCGCTGCCCGCCTGA
- a CDS encoding adenine phosphoribosyltransferase — MTEHFDLAADRELVSSLIRDVPDFPTPGVVFRDVAGVLGDGPGFRAAIRGLAAIAAQVGDFDLVAGMEARGFMFGAPLATLLGVGFVPVRKAGKLPPPVLGATYELEYGTATLEVRDGTIPSGAKVLVLDDILATGGTAAAGVDLLRRAGADVVGLVFLLEIEALGGRGRLAGHEVHALLT; from the coding sequence GTGACCGAGCACTTCGACCTGGCCGCGGACAGAGAGCTCGTCAGCTCCCTGATCCGGGACGTGCCCGACTTCCCGACCCCCGGCGTCGTCTTCCGCGACGTCGCCGGGGTGCTCGGCGACGGGCCAGGCTTCCGCGCCGCGATCCGGGGGCTCGCCGCGATCGCGGCGCAGGTCGGCGACTTCGACCTGGTTGCCGGGATGGAGGCGCGCGGCTTCATGTTCGGGGCGCCGCTCGCGACGCTCCTCGGGGTCGGGTTCGTGCCGGTGCGCAAGGCGGGGAAGCTGCCGCCACCCGTGCTCGGCGCCACGTACGAGCTCGAGTACGGCACGGCGACGCTCGAGGTCCGCGACGGCACGATCCCCTCCGGCGCGAAGGTGCTCGTCCTCGACGACATCCTCGCGACCGGCGGCACGGCCGCCGCTGGCGTCGACCTGCTGCGCCGCGCGGGGGCGGACGTCGTCGGTCTCGTGTTCCTCCTCGAGATCGAGGCGCTCGGTGGTCGTGGCCGCCTCGCCGGTCACGAGGTGCACGCGCTCCTGACCTGA